One Defluviitoga tunisiensis genomic window carries:
- the galT gene encoding galactose-1-phosphate uridylyltransferase produces MIELRKDPIVKRWVIISSERSKRPIDFKKVVEEPETFFCPFDYGNEYSTPPEVLAFREPSSKPNSSGWWLRVVPNKFPALSTEHELKKQGYGIYDQMSGYGYHEVIIETPEHNTSLAKMPESQIREIMWAYVKRFQEIRKDRNIKYIQIFKNKGREAGATLSHPHSQLIATPIVPITIRSEIEGAKSYYDFRERCVFCDIISQELSEKVRVVFRTSEFVVIEPYASRFPYETWILPIKHSHDFGSIETKPPLVEDLAKAVSIIAKKFEKKIDDPPFNLVIHTAPFIEGLEHYYHWHIEIIPRLTNIAGFEWGTGFNINHIAPEQACADLSE; encoded by the coding sequence ATGATAGAATTGAGAAAAGATCCCATTGTGAAAAGATGGGTTATTATATCTTCGGAAAGGTCAAAAAGGCCAATAGATTTTAAAAAGGTTGTTGAAGAACCTGAAACGTTTTTTTGTCCTTTTGATTATGGTAATGAATATAGTACCCCACCAGAGGTTTTGGCGTTTAGAGAACCCTCTTCGAAACCCAATTCATCTGGTTGGTGGTTAAGGGTCGTTCCAAATAAATTTCCTGCATTAAGTACTGAACATGAATTGAAAAAACAAGGATATGGAATATATGACCAGATGTCAGGATATGGATACCATGAAGTAATAATTGAAACTCCAGAACACAATACCTCTCTCGCCAAAATGCCAGAAAGTCAAATTAGAGAGATAATGTGGGCATATGTCAAAAGATTTCAAGAGATCAGAAAAGATAGAAATATTAAATACATACAAATTTTTAAAAATAAAGGAAGAGAAGCTGGTGCTACACTATCACACCCCCATTCACAGCTTATAGCCACCCCAATTGTTCCTATTACAATTCGTTCAGAAATTGAAGGTGCTAAATCTTATTATGATTTCAGAGAAAGATGTGTATTTTGCGATATAATTTCTCAAGAATTATCTGAAAAGGTTAGAGTTGTTTTCAGAACTTCTGAGTTTGTAGTAATTGAACCCTATGCTTCTAGATTCCCATATGAAACATGGATATTACCTATAAAACATTCTCATGATTTTGGAAGTATTGAAACAAAACCACCTCTAGTTGAAGATCTTGCAAAAGCTGTTTCAATAATTGCTAAAAAGTTTGAAAAAAAGATAGATGATCCTCCTTTTAATTTAGTAATACACACTGCACCTTTTATTGAAGGCTTAGAACACTATTATCATTGGCACATTGAAATAATCCCAAGACTAACAAACATCGCAGGTTTTGAATGGGGAACAGGGTTTAATATTAATCATATTGCTCCTGAACAAGCTTGTGCAGACCTATCTGAATAA